Proteins encoded by one window of Leopardus geoffroyi isolate Oge1 chromosome X, O.geoffroyi_Oge1_pat1.0, whole genome shotgun sequence:
- the LOC123594105 gene encoding melanoma-associated antigen B1-like: MPRGHKSKLRAREKRRQARSGSQGLADAQAAATEVEESTSSPVSGAAPLSSPAAGTSQEPQKGQATTKPAGRVSRRRSKAGAKSQVKESKNSSQASAEKAQNDPLTRKVGMLIEFLLEKHNMKEPIMRASMLKIVTRRLKEHFPEILKRASEHLELVFGLELKEVKPNGLAYTLVSILDTTDDGSVSTGSGLHKSGLLIPLLGVIFLSGNQASEEDIWEFLNILGIYDGRKHSVFGDPRKLITQDLVKEKYLEYRQVPGSNPPVYEFLWGQRAHAETSKMKILEFLAKVHDTVPSAFPYHYAEALRDEEERARVRAASGRSAPP; this comes from the coding sequence ATGCCGCGGGGCCATAAGAGTAAGCTCCGTGCCCGCGAGAAACGCCGCCAGGCCCGAAGTGGATCGCAGGGTCTTGCGGATGCTCAGGCTGCCGCAACAGAGGTTGAAGAGTCCACCTCCTCTCCTGTTTCTGGGGCTGCTCCCCTGAGCTCCCCTGCTGCTGGCACTTCCCAGGAGCCTCAAAAAGGCCAAGCCACCACCAAGCCTGCTGGGCGTGTTTCACGGCGAAGATCTAAGGCAGGTGCCAAGAGCCAGGTTAAGGAAAGTAAAAATTCGTCCCAGGCCTCTGCTGAGAAAGCTCAAAATGATCCTCTAACCAGGAAGGTGGGGATGCTGATTGAATTCCTGCTAGAGAAGCATAACATGAAAGAGCCCATTATGAGGGCAAGTATGCTGAAGATTGTCACCAGAAGGCTTAAGGAGCACTTCCCTGAGATCCTCAAGAGAGCTTCTGAGCACTTGGAGCTGGTGTTTGGCCTCGAGTTAAAGGAAGTCAAGCCCAACGGTCTCGCCTACACCCTCGTCAGCATCCTAGATACCACCGATGACGGCAGTGTGAGCACTGGCTCTGGCTTACATAAGAGCGGGCTGCTCATTCCTCTCTTGGGTGTCATCTTCTTGAGTGGCAATCAAGCCTCTGAAGAAGACATCTGGGAATTCCTGAATATCTTGGGCATCTATGATGGAAGGAAGCATTCAGTCTTTGGGGATCCCAGGAAGCTCATCACCCAAGATTTGGTGAAGGAAAAGTACCTGGAGTACCGCCAGGTGCCCGGCAGCAATCCTCCAGTCTATGAGTTCCTGTGGGGCCAGAGAGCCCATGCTGAAACCAGCAAGATGAAGATCCTCGAGTTTTTGGCCAAGGTCCACGACACCGTCCCCAGTGCCTTCCCGTACCATTATGCAGAGGCTCTGCgagatgaggaagagagagccCGAGTCCGGGCCGCATCTGGCCGCTCTGCTCCTCCTTAG